Proteins from a single region of Apium graveolens cultivar Ventura chromosome 7, ASM990537v1, whole genome shotgun sequence:
- the LOC141673220 gene encoding uncharacterized protein LOC141673220, protein MADSQSAKKRVGYDQWTVDESNGLLELMYLSYSTLMSFSFGFGYDPISKRFTATNEVWEEYIKNHPKDGNLRYETFDDYEDLKIAIGNGFAVGKNVIGLGSSTEARTLEVDEVSDLRIDDLNFDVDSEGFVLEQNGSSPMGSPEVFKVPKKKLPTKRGRAEYEGSSNSSGNPPKDDLLVQFDKLTTTFEGVYQLLKKME, encoded by the exons ATGGCTGATTCGCAAAGTGCCAAAAAGAGAGTTGGTTATGATCAATGGACGGTAGACGAGAGTAATGGGTTATTAGAGCTTATG TATCTCTCTTATTCAACTCTTATGAGTTTTagttttggatttggatatgacCCTATTTCTAAGAGGTTCACCGCTACAAATGAAGTTTGGGAAGAGTACATAAAG AATCACCCAAAAGATGGCAACTTGCGCTATGAGACATTTGATGATTATGAAGACTTAAAAATTGCTATTGGGAATGGATTTGCGGTTGGAAAAAACGTAattggattgggtagttctacTGAAGCAAGAACACTAGAAGTTGACGAAGTGAGTGACTTGCGGATTGACGACTTGAATTTTGATGTTGATAGCGAGGGGTTTGTGCTTGAACAAAACGGCTCATCGCCAATGGGTTCTCCTGAAGTTTTTAAGGTGCCCAAAAAAAAGCTCCCAACAAAAAGAGGTAGAGCCGAGTACGAGGGAAGTTCTAACTCAAGTGGAAATCCTCCTAAAGATGATCTTTTAGTGCAATTTGATAAACTTACAACAACTTTTGAAGGAGTTTATCAATTATTGAAAAAAATGGAGTAA
- the LOC141670940 gene encoding putative glycosyltransferase At5g03795 — MSSELARKCQVESRRWIWLFAVLFAMVIMVQYVELPYGNIVSYVFPDGRTRALLNGSSLPANLSGYHNNADNLTVLGNLNYTSTASDNEKTETATISVGKNLTQERNFTSGSKSALNNTSLTRKQEDNIVSIQENGVSGNSSKSPSFASPLMSPTEVNLATVVSNDPRIKSVNNDTQDRLHKTDGLGTPQSGNSATVKKEPKSSKSTILSLSDMKDLLHKNRASSYSMEPRWSSAVDSQILEAKSQIVNAPTIADDHSLYAPIYRNVSMFRRSYEIMEQTLKVYIYQEGKRPIFHNPQPVLTGIYASEGWFMKLLEGNKQYVTNNPNDAHLFYLPFSSRMLEETLYVRDSHSHANLIKYLEDYLDLIVGKYPFWNRTGGADHFLVACHDWAPAETRARLNNCTKALCNADIKEGFRLGKDVSLPETIVRSSKNLLRDIGGKIPRQRPILAFFAGQMHGYLRPMLLQQWQNKDPDIKLFTKLPKSKNNRNYIQYMKSSKYCICPRGYEVNSPRVVEAIFFECVPVIISDNFVPPFFEILNWESFAVFIQEEDLPNLKNILLSISDRRYEVMQQRVKRVQQHFLWHPKPVKYDIFHMILHSVWYNRVFQVRSS, encoded by the exons ATGAGTAGTGAATTAGCTCGTAAATGCCAAGTGGAAAGTAGGAGATGGATTTGGTTGTTTGCTGTTCTGTTCGCCATGGTAATAATGGTTCAGTATGTGGAACTTCCCTATGGTAATATTGTATCATATGTTTTCCCTGATGGTAGGACTCGAGCACTATTAAATGGAAGTTCCCTTCCTGCTAATCTATCCGGTTATCATAACAATGCGGACAACCTTACAGTTCTTGGTAATCTGAACTATACTAGCACAGCGTCGGATAATGAAAAAACTGAAACAGCAACAATTTCCGTTGGAAAAAATTTAACCCAAGAACGTAACTTCACTTCAGGGAGCAAGTCTGCATTGAATAATACTTCACTGACCAGAAAGCAAGAAGATAATATTGTCTCAATACAGGAAAATGGAGTTTCAGGTAACAGTTCCAAGTCCCCTTCATTTGCATCACCTTTGATGTCTCCCACAGAGGTTAACTTGGCAACTGTAGTATCTAATGACCCAAGGATAAAATCAGTAAACAATGATACACAGGACAGACTTCACAAAACTGACGGACTTGGGACTCCACAAAGCGGAAACAGCGCTACTGTGAAGAAAGAGCCCAAGAGTTCAAAATCCACTATTCTTTCTTTatctgatatgaaagatctgtTGCACAAGAACCGTGCTTCATCCTATTCGATG GAACCACGTTGGTCATCAGCAGTTGATTCTCAAATACTTGAGGCAAAGTCACAGATTGTGAATGCTCCCACCATAGCAGATGACCATAGTCTTTATGCTCCTATTTATCGGAATGTTTCTATGTTTAGAAG GAGCTACGAAATAATGGAACAGACACTCAAAGTTTACATCTACCAAGAGGGCAAAAGACCAATTTTCCATAACCCACAGCCAGTGCTCACGGGAATATATGCTTCTGAGGGCTGGTTTATGAAGCTACTAGAAGGAAATAAGCAATACGTTACTAACAATCCAAATGACGCGCACCTCTTTTACCTGCCTTTCAGTTCACGTATGCTAGAAGAAACGTTGTATGTACGTGATTCTCATAGTCACGCTAACTTAATAAAATATTTGGAGGACTATCTTGACCTGATTGTTGGAAAGTACCCATTTTGGAACAGAACCGGTGGAGCTGATCATTTTCTTGTTGCTTGCCATGACTGG GCCCCAGCTGAAACACGAGCACGTTTGAACAACTGCACTAAAGCTCTGTGCAATGCTGATATCAAAGAAGGTTTTAGATTGGGAAAGGATGTGTCTCTTCCCGAAACCATTGTTCGCTCAAGTAAGAATCTGCTGAGAGATATCGGAGGCAAAATTCCTCGTCAACGACCAATACTTGCTTTCTTCGCTGGACAGATGCATGGATATCTCCGGCCTATGTTATTACAGCAATGGCAAAACAAAGATCCTGACATCAAGCTCTTCACGAAACTGCCCAAGTCCAAGAACAACAGAAACTACATTCAGTATATGAAGAGTAGCAAGTACTGCATATGTCCAAGAGGCTATGAAGTCAATAGTCCTAGAGTAGTGGAGGCAATCTTCTTCGAATGTGTGCCTGTCATAATATCGGATAACTTTGTACCACCATTTTTCGAGATTCTGAACTGGGAATCATTTGCTGTTTTCATCCAAGAAGAGGACCTTCCAAATCTGAAGAACATTCTTCTTTCAATCTCAGACAGAAGGTATGAAGTGATGCAACAGAGAGTTAAGCGGGTACAGCAACATTTTCTTTGGCACCCTAAGCCTGTGAAGTATGACATATTTCATATGATACTCCATTCTGTGTGGTACAACAGGGTTTTTCAAGTTAGATCCAGTTGA